The Vitis vinifera cultivar Pinot Noir 40024 chromosome 18, ASM3070453v1 region CACTTCGACATCGGACCAGAACAAAACTGCAGCCACTATAGGAGTCACAATCACAGAAAATTCTTTACTGAGTTCATTTCCCTTCATGACCACATTTGAGGAGTCCGAGTGTCTTGGTTGTTGAAAACATCATCCCACCCTCAACGAGAAACAGAGCAATGAACAAGGAATAATGaaaacatgaaaagaaaaacaaagtaaagATTCGGTCCCATGTCATGAACTGTCAAAGAGCTGTGAACGAGTGGAATCTGGAGGGAGTAAAAGCATGGTTTTGAAACAGAAATTCATGGGAAAGAACAGAGCATCAAACACTTctaagagaaaacaaaaacaccCAAAGTGCATCCAAAAACAAAGTATGCATAGCCAGAGTCCCCCAAGGCAAAACGAGTGACCTCTAGCATCCACACCAATCAATAAACCAAATACCCAGGAGAAATGCCCAAAATGAGAGTTAGTCAAGAAGGAAATAAGAAATAAGGAGCTCACAAGAATCATACCCGGAATGCTCCTGTAACGCccaagaattttcttttaagggtaatttaggaaattgttattaataatttaattaattgattaattaatttaataaagtggaagaggggtaaaagtgtaattttacgaataaataccctaggtataaattagaaattttattctttcccttcttttctgaatagagttcctgttcgcagaattccagagaacgtaaggttggtgtcagatttcagggttgaagaacagatctctataggtaagattctaacctctagtttaatattttagattcattgatctatttcaaatacattagatatattttttggaaaaccccaaatctagattagggttagattattttttttttattttgttttaatatcaaatagtgaaaatttaatattttgattttagtattggaatttgggagatcttaagttttattagaaaaaaaaaaaaaattgcttggaatattttgattttaggttagggttattaaaaaaaaaaaaaagaagaagaagaacgcgTGAGCActgaaggaaggaaggaaaaaataataataataataagaatgggGGCATGCTACTGGAAGCATggcaaaaatgaataaaaaaaaaaaaaaaactccaggTGGGGCGTGGCAGTGCTATGGAGgcttttgtatatatatatatatatatatatatatatagatatagatataatgAACCATtaggcaacaaaaaaaaaaaaaaaaaacaaacaaaaacttgctttttggtGTGTACCCGAGATGAGGAATGGTTGGGTGGtttttgaattgattaattaaaataataatatttagttttagatttataattaagataatattaataatagatttagcaatatatatatatatatagagtttataatgaaataaaattgtaatttaattaaattagtagtgtgttattagaaacaaattgggaatttattagttttatttaaataaggaatagattagttaaattataaataaatagtattaattgtttctcttatattatattaggtgaagagtagattatatttttttcagaattattcttctcccaagctttcagggacttcttttgaggtaagggaagttaatgtaatatttataaaattaaattatttcatatgttattttgaattgtggaaaataaaatgatattttgttaccatgcatggatcaaattgttttgcactaaatgttatgttaaaatattttgttttatttatgacacaaaatatggagatattatgatgtgtaaatttgaatacttgaacgaaaacatcactctggtttatttggcccttgtcaacgggatataatagttgactattcggccctgtcaacgggttataatagttgacctttacatttcatggtgggaatgtaattgatttggaccccagcctctaggggtttggttagaggttactagtactagtagtgtttggttccgtccaccaggaacaatttgaggctagccacccatttgaaaagtcccacctaactgggcatttgatatttgataaccagagtaatgaaaaaaaaaaaaaattgaatggatttgattgagtctgatgtgaaagtgtttgaatttgatatgaaattggttggttgaattttgaatatattggtatttttgaaactctgatatttgatgagaaaaaaaaaaaaaaaaatttgatatctcctatttgaaatgaaaatatttgatccatgaattgcattaatattccttattgggctgtgagctcattcccaattgttgaaaatttttcaggtactcttagttcgggtgaggagtgatggctaggctgaggaatggtcatcattaggatttgacttaggattttatgttggattttgtttaactattagttatgttattttgaatcatttggtatttggaagttatttggaaattgaattttgaggattttagattttgtttccgctactctgagcaggtatttggtaattagtaacatccagttacaatatgactgtttgggtcagattatactttaagccttcgggtttgaggtgtgaaatgaccgtcacgcccttggagtgggtcttggggcgtgacagagtggtatcagagcactaggttgtgatcttgatgggaacttgtttaatgtacctttgggaatagatgagtgacttattagtttaagtttcaacttcatctagtctgattccttttattccttacaattctgatttgtttatttgacttcttagtgactaatttagttacACCTATTGCTTTATAGGACACCATGCCACCAAGGAGACCTGCATCTTCCCAAAACAGTCAGGCTAATGACGATGTACCTCCAGTTGAGGGTTTGCCTCCCGTGAGTGCAGAAGGGATCTATAGGTATCTTGGGACACTAGCTGGTTTAGTTGAACGCCAAGCTCGAGCTGTTGGGACTAATGTTCAGGGACAGTCTTCATCTTCTAGGGGTAGCTCTTTTGATGACTTCAAGAAATTGGGTCCTCCTTActtttctggtgctacagatcccaCAGAGGCAGAGGCTTTGATCcttaagatggagaaattctttggtgtcatagattgctctgaggagcaaaaagcctcttatgcagcttttatgttagataaagaggTAGATCATTGGTGGCATATGACTAGGAGACTTTTGGAAAATCAGGGACCCATAACATGGAGACAATTTAGGGAGGCTTTCTACAATAAGTATTTCCCTGACAGTGTTAGGCGGCAGAAGGTGGGAGAGTTTATTCGTTTGGAACAGGGAGATATGACTGTGGCTCAGTATGAGGCCAAATTTACAGAGTTATCACGTTTTTCCCCACAGTTGATTGCTACAGAAGAGGAAAAggcattaaagtttcaggatggattgaagccttatttgaagaacaagatatctaTTCTGAAGCTTGGTGTCTATTCAGAGGTTGTTGACAGAGCCCTTATAGCAGAGAAAGATAATGAGGAGCTTCATCAGTATAGGGAACAGCAAAGGAAGCGAAATAGGAgtgatggtgctcatggtaatCAAGCACAGCGAAGGTCTACATCAGGAAGAAATCAGAACAAAGGGAAAGCAGTGCAGAATTTAGATGGggcttgtcctacttgtggtaagaagcatgggggtaagccatgctatagagagactggagcttgctttggttgtgggaagAAAGGACATTTGATCAGAGATTGTCCAGAGAATAGGAAGTTCATCACTGGGAAgcctaaagaggaaaataaggaggataaacagaaacccaaagcccaaggacgggtgtttgctatgactcatcgagatgctcaggccacttctgatgtggtgacaggtactctccgaatccacaccttatttgctagagtcttgattgatcctggatcaacacactcttttgtttcagtatcttttgctggtttgttgggtttgcctgttgctagcatggactttgatttgattgttgctactcctgtgggagattctgttgtggccagtagaatgcttagaaattgtattgtgatgattggttatagggaaatgccagttgacttagtactccttgaccttcaggattttgatgtgattttggggatggattggttagcttcctaCCATGCCTCTGTTGACTGTTTTGAAAAAAGGGTGACATTTAGTATTCCTGGTCAGCCTAAGTTTAGCTTTGAAGGGAAGCATGTGGACAGACCACTGCGTATGATCTCAGCCTTGCGAGCTAGTAGCTTGCTCAAGAAGGGTTGCCAAGGATTTTTGGCGAGTGTGATGAGTAATGAaagtgatttgaagttggaagacatacccataGTAAGGGAGTATCCTGATGTCTTTTCAGAGGATTTGCCTGGCTTGCCACCAGAGAGAGAGGTGAAGTTCACCATCGATCTGGTACCAGGAACAGGTCCTATGTCTAAGGCCCCATACAGGATGGCACCtgtggagcttaaggagttgaaagTTCAGCTTCAGAAGTTATTAGACAAGGGTTTTATCaggcctagtgtttcaccttggggagctcctgttctatttgtgaaaaagaaggATGGTTCAATGAGACTTTGCATTGACTATAGGGAGTTAAATAAGGTGACAGTGAGGAATAAGTATCCCCttcctcggattgatgatttgtttgatcagctacaaggtgcttgtgtgttctctaagataGATCTTCGATCGGGTTATCACCAGTTGAGGGTTAGAGGGGAAGATGTACCCAAGACTTCTTTTCGAACTAGGTATGGGCACTATGAGTTTcttgttatgccttttggtttgactaatgcacctgctgcttttatggacttgatgaatttggtattcaaaccctatttagatcagtttgtggtggtttttatagatgacatCTTGGTATACTCAAGAAGTAGAGAGGAACATGAGGgccatttgagtattgtattacagACCCTCAGAGATAAGCAGTTGTATGCTAAACTGaagaagtgtgagttttggttagaccgaatttctttccttgggcatgtggtaAGCAATGATGGCATCTTAGTTGACCCTGGCAAGGTAGATGCTGTAGCTAATTGGAGAAGACCTAGTACTGTGACtgagattcgaagtttcttGGGACTTGCTGGTTACTATAGGCAGTTTATAGaagggttctctaagattgccctacctttaactaagttgacacagaagggagttaagtttgagtggtctgatgattgtgaatgtagcttccaagagttgaagaatagattagtatcagctcctattttgactatcccttcaggttcaggaggatttgtggtgtatagtgatgcctctcatcagggtttaggttgtgttcttatgcagcatgggagagttgtagcttatgcttctagacagttgaagccttatgaaAAGAATTaccctactcatgatttggagttagctgctgtggtttttgcacttaagatctggagacattttctgtttggtgaaacttgtgagatattcacagatcataagagtttgaagtatttattttcccaaaaggaattgaacatgagacagaggaggtggattgaactacttaaggactatgattgtattattcagtatcatcctgggaaggcgaatgttgtagctgatgccttgagtaggaagtcagttggttctctagcagctattagaggttgtcaaaggcagttacttgaagagttgaggagtttacaagtccactttcgagttatgggcttaggagcacttgtagcaaatttcagagtacaaccagacttagttgggagaattaagaccctacaaaagaatgattctCGATTAGTGCAAGTTATAGAGGAAGTTAAGAGGGGCAGTAagcctgattttgttttgtcagatgatgagatcttgagatttgggactagactttgtgtcccaaatgatgaagacttaaggagggagcttttagaggaagctcattgttccaagtttgcaatccacccaggagggacaaagatgtacaaagatttgaggcaaaactattggtggtcaggtatgaagcgtgatattgcacaatttgtggctcagtgtttAGTGTGTCAACAGGTGAAGGCTGAACATCAGCGACCAGCAGGGTCTTTACAGCCACTTGTTattcctgagtggaagtgggagcatattaccatggattttatgataggattgccaagaaccttagggggtaataatgctatttgggtgattgttgatcggttgacaaagtctgctcactttttgcctatgaaagtgaacttttctttagatcgtttagcttctctttatgtgaaggagattgtgagaatgcatggagtaccagtttctatagtgtctgacagagatcctcgtttcacttctagattctggcatagtctacaaaaagctttgggcactaagttgagttttagtactgctttccatcctcaaactgatggccaatcagaaagggtaattcaggttttggaagacttgttaagagcttgtattttggacctgcaaggtaattgggatgatcatttacctttagtagagtttgcctataacaatagttttcaagctagcattgggatggcaccttttgaggcattgtatggtaggaaatgtcgatctcctatctgttggaatgatgttggagaaaggaaacttttgggccctgaacttgtgcagttgactgttgaaaaagttgctttgattaaagaaagattaaaagcagCTCAAAGTAGACATAAGAGTTATGCTGATCATCGTAGGCAAGATTTGGAGTTGGAGGTGGGTAATCATgtgttcttgaaagtttcacctatgaagtctgtgatgagatttgggagaaaaggaaaacttagtcctcgttttgtgggtccgtttgaaatattagaaagagtaggcactttggcatataaagtagccttgcccccaagcctgtctaaggttcataatgtgtttcatgtttcgactctaaggaagtatatttatgatccttctcatgttgtggagttggagcctattcaaatttttgaggacttgacctatgaagaggtacccgttcaaattgtggatgtgatggataaggtactacgacatgctgttgtcaagttggtaaaggtccagtggagcaatcatagtatccgagaggccacttgggagttagaagaagagatgagagaaaaacatcctcaattatttcaagactcaAGTATGccaagtttagaggactaaacttttgttaaggaggggaggatgtaacgcccaagaattttcttttaagggtaatttaggaaattgttattaataatttaattaattgattaattaatttaataaagtggaagaggggtaaaagtgtaattttacgaataaataccctaggtataaattagaaattttattctttcccttcttttctgaatagagttcctgttcgcagaattccagagaacgtaaggttggtgtcagatttcagggttgaagaacagatctctataggtaagattctaacctctagtttaatattttagattcattgatctatttcaaatacattagatatattttttggaaaaccccaaatctagattagggttagattattttttttttattttgttttaatatcaaatagtgaaaatttaatattttgattttagtattggaatttgggagatcttaagttttattagaaaaaaaaaaaaattgcttggaatattttgattttaggttagggttattaaaaaaaaaaaaaagaagaagaagaacgcgTGAGCActgaaggaaggaaggaaaaaataataataataataagaatgggGGCATGCTACTGGAAGCATggcaaaaatgaataaaaaaaaaaaaaaaactccaggTGGGGCGTGGCAGTGCTATGGAGgcttttgtatatatatatatatatatatatatatatatatagatataatgAACCATtaggcaacaaaaaaaaaaaaaaaaaacaaacaaaaacttgctttttggtGTGTACCCGAGATGAGGAATGGTTGGGTGGtttttgaattgattaattaaaataataatatttagttttagatttataattaagataatattaataatagatttagcaatatatatatatatatagagtttataatgaaataaaattgtaatttaattaaattagtagtgtgttattagaaacaaattgggaatttattagttttatttaaataaggaatagattagttaaattataaataaatagtattaattgtttctcttatattatattaggtgaagagtagattatatttttttcagaattattcttctcccaagctttcagggacttcttttgaggtaagggaagttaatgtaatatttataaaattaaattatttcatatgttattttgaattgtggaaaataaaatgatattttgttaccatgcatggatcaaattgttttgcactaaatgttatgttaaaatattttgttttatttatgacacaaaatatggagatattatgatgtgtaaatttgaatacttgaacgaaaacatcactctggtttatttggcccttgtcaacgggatataatagttgactattcggccctgtcaacgggttataatagttgacctttacatttcatggtgggaatgtaattgatttggaccccagcctctaggggtttggttagaggttactagtactagtagtgtttggttccgtccaccaggaacaatttgaggctagccacccatttgaaaagtcccacctaactgggcatttgatatttgataaccagagtaatgaaaaaaaaaaaaaattgaatggatttgattgagtctgatgtgaaagtgtttgaatttgatatgaaattggttggttgaattttgaatatattggtatttttgaaactctgatatttgatgagaaaaaaaaaaaaaaaatttgatatctcctatttgaaatgaaaatatttgatccatgaattgcattaatattccttattgggctgtgagctcattcccaattgttgaaaat contains the following coding sequences:
- the LOC104877935 gene encoding transposon Tf2-1 polyprotein, with the protein product MPPRRPASSQNSQANDDVPPVEGLPPVSAEGIYRYLGTLAGLVERQARAVGTNVQGQSSSSRGSSFDDFKKLGPPYFSGATDPTEAEALILKMEKFFGVIDCSEEQKASYAAFMLDKEVDHWWHMTRRLLENQGPITWRQFREAFYNKYFPDSVRRQKVGEFIRLEQGDMTVAQYEAKFTELSRFSPQLIATEEEKALKFQDGLKPYLKNKISILKLGVYSEVVDRALIAEKDNEELHQYREQQRKRNRSDGAHGNQAQRRSTSGRNQNKGKAVQNLDGACPTCGKKHGGKPCYRETGACFGCGKKGHLIRDCPENRKFITGKPKEENKEDKQKPKAQGRVFAMTHRDAQATSDVVTGTLRIHTLFARVLIDPGSTHSFVSVSFAGLLGLPVASMDFDLIVATPVGDSVVASRMLRNCIVMIGYREMPVDLVLLDLQDFDVILGMDWLASYHASVDCFEKRVTFSIPGQPKFSFEGKHVDRPLRMISALRASSLLKKGCQGFLASVMSNESDLKLEDIPIVREYPDVFSEDLPGLPPEREVKFTIDLVPGTGPMSKAPYRMAPVELKELKVQLQKLLDKGFIRPSVSPWGAPVLFVKKKDGSMRLCIDYRELNKVTVRNKYPLPRIDDLFDQLQGACVFSKIDLRSGYHQLRVRGEDVPKTSFRTRYGHYEFLVMPFGLTNAPAAFMDLMNLVFKPYLDQFVVVFIDDILVYSRSREEHEGHLSIVLQTLRDKQLYAKLKKCEFWLDRISFLGHVVSNDGILVDPGKVDAVANWRRPSTVTEIRSFLGLAGYYRQFIEGFSKIALPLTKLTQKGVKFEWSDDCECSFQELKNRLVSAPILTIPSGSGGFVVYSDASHQGLGCVLMQHGRVVAYASRQLKPYEKNYPTHDLELAAVVFALKIWRHFLFGETCEIFTDHKSLKYLFSQKELNMRQRRWIELLKDYDCIIQYHPGKANVVADALSRKSVGSLAAIRGCQRQLLEELRSLQVHFRVMGLGALVANFRVQPDLVGRIKTLQKNDSRLVQVIEEVKRGSKPDFVLSDDEILRFGTRLCVPNDEDLRRELLEEAHCSKFAIHPGGTKMYKDLRQNYWWSGMKRDIAQFVAQCLVCQQVKAEHQRPAGSLQPLVIPEWKWEHITMDFMIGLPRTLGGNNAIWVIVDRLTKSAHFLPMKVNFSLDRLASLYVKEIVRMHGVPVSIVSDRDPRFTSRFWHSLQKALGTKLSFSTAFHPQTDGQSERVIQVLEDLLRACILDLQGNWDDHLPLVEFAYNNSFQASIGMAPFEALYGRKCRSPICWNDVGERKLLGPELVQLTVEKVALIKERLKAAQSRHKSYADHRRQDLELEVGNHVFLKVSPMKSVMRFGRKGKLSPRFVGPFEILERVGTLAYKVALPPSLSKVHNVFHVSTLRKYIYDPSHVVELEPIQIFEDLTYEEVPVQIVDVMDKVLRHAVVKLVKVQWSNHSIREATWELEEEMREKHPQLFQDSSMPSLED